In a genomic window of Methylobacter sp. YRD-M1:
- a CDS encoding type II secretion system F family protein — translation MPQFSYMALDAGGSEITGKLQADDMSAAALILRQRGLRVMELKQGGGPSGFLGQDNFSDWLASQRSVSNSALIFFFRQMSFMLRTGLPVAHALELAKAQLSGSRLNLTLRLMLKDIEAGQSLSSAMRKHKAVFADMAVNLVVAGESSGDLHAIMERLAVHFDKKAALRAQMINAMIYPAVVVLAAIGVGTFMVVKIIPKFAQFLLGQGKPLPPSTQMLIDISAVVRANGLFIVGGLIAFITLVLLLYQTRMGRLWIDHLLLRIPVIGRLLVTGSMAQMAWALSILLRSGVTVYDAMKITASLIGNRVYSDKLQAASVKILEGQEVSRSLNHPKIPPLVVQMIAVGESTGNLDHVLQELGVYYEKLLEIAIKRLSALIEPAMILVIGSMVGFVYYAFFQALFSLVSGGH, via the coding sequence ATGCCGCAGTTTTCCTACATGGCGCTGGATGCGGGCGGCAGCGAGATCACCGGCAAGCTGCAGGCCGATGATATGAGCGCGGCGGCGCTGATTCTGCGCCAGCGGGGCCTGCGCGTGATGGAACTGAAACAGGGCGGCGGGCCGTCGGGCTTTCTGGGGCAGGACAATTTTTCCGACTGGCTGGCCTCGCAGCGCTCGGTCAGCAATTCGGCGCTGATTTTCTTCTTCCGGCAGATGTCGTTCATGCTGCGGACCGGGCTGCCGGTCGCTCATGCGCTGGAGCTGGCCAAAGCGCAGCTGTCGGGCAGCCGGCTCAACCTGACCCTCCGCCTGATGCTGAAGGACATCGAAGCGGGACAGTCGCTGTCGTCGGCCATGCGCAAACACAAGGCGGTGTTTGCGGACATGGCGGTGAACCTGGTGGTGGCCGGGGAAAGCAGCGGCGACCTGCACGCCATCATGGAGCGGCTGGCCGTCCATTTCGATAAAAAGGCGGCGCTGCGCGCGCAGATGATCAACGCCATGATTTACCCGGCCGTGGTGGTATTGGCGGCGATCGGCGTGGGCACGTTCATGGTGGTCAAGATCATTCCCAAGTTCGCCCAGTTCCTGCTGGGGCAGGGCAAGCCGCTGCCGCCGTCGACCCAGATGCTGATCGACATCTCGGCCGTCGTGCGCGCCAACGGCCTGTTCATCGTCGGCGGCCTGATCGCTTTCATCACGTTGGTGTTGCTGCTCTATCAGACCCGCATGGGCCGTTTGTGGATCGACCATCTGCTGCTGCGGATACCCGTGATAGGCCGTTTGCTGGTGACCGGTTCGATGGCGCAGATGGCCTGGGCGCTGTCGATCCTGCTGCGCAGTGGCGTGACAGTGTATGACGCGATGAAAATCACGGCCAGCCTGATCGGCAACCGGGTGTACTCGGACAAACTGCAGGCAGCCTCGGTAAAAATCCTGGAGGGCCAGGAGGTTTCCCGCAGCCTCAATCATCCGAAAATACCGCCGCTGGTGGTGCAGATGATTGCGGTGGGCGAGAGCACTGGCAATCTGGACCATGTGCTGCAGGAACTGGGCGTTTATTACGAAAAATTGCTGGAGATAGCGATAAAGCGGCTGTCGGCACTGATCGAGCCGGCGATGATTCTGGTGATCGGCAGCATGGTCGGTTTTGTTTATTACGCGTTTTTTCAGGCGCTGTTTTCGCTGGTATCAGGCGGGCATTAG
- a CDS encoding DUF21 domain-containing protein — protein sequence MLHIHARHAGTVASVLLVIIALALAVLRIGGADPGEWPAILAGWREVLDDVPRAEEWPMDPLLIWAGILICLSQSAILSGLNLAVFSLSRLQLETLAENGDRNARRVLALRRNSNFTLTAILWSNVSVNVVITLLADSVLAGLSAFFFSTVVITLFGEIVPQAYFSRHALRIAGSLMPLLRFYQVLLWPLAWPSGKLLDAWIGPEGIPWLREHELHQLLERHAREDDTEIGRIEATGAINFLMLDDIPVGEEGEPLDPRSIIRLPFRDGRPVFPDLQRSAEDPFLGEIATSGKKWVVLVDDRNAPRRIINAPMFLRAALFAETPFDPQTLCHVPLVVSDPAQPLGHVLHRLIVRSKKPGDDVIEEDLILVWEEAQRRIITGSDLLGRLLRKIARHAGPLTP from the coding sequence ATGCTCCATATCCATGCCCGCCACGCCGGCACTGTCGCCTCCGTCCTGTTGGTCATCATTGCGCTGGCGTTGGCCGTATTGCGTATCGGCGGTGCCGATCCTGGCGAATGGCCGGCTATTTTGGCCGGCTGGCGCGAAGTGCTCGACGATGTTCCCCGCGCTGAAGAATGGCCGATGGACCCGCTGCTGATCTGGGCCGGCATTCTCATCTGTCTGTCTCAATCGGCGATACTGTCGGGCCTGAATCTGGCGGTTTTCAGCTTGAGCCGCCTGCAGCTCGAAACCCTCGCCGAAAATGGCGACCGGAACGCCCGGCGGGTTTTGGCCCTGCGCCGAAATTCCAATTTCACCCTCACCGCCATTTTGTGGAGCAACGTCTCCGTCAATGTGGTGATAACCTTGTTGGCCGATTCGGTGCTGGCCGGTTTGTCGGCGTTTTTCTTTTCCACGGTGGTGATCACGCTGTTCGGCGAGATCGTTCCCCAGGCTTATTTTTCACGCCATGCGCTGCGCATAGCGGGTTCGCTCATGCCTTTGCTGCGCTTCTATCAGGTGCTGCTGTGGCCGCTGGCCTGGCCGTCGGGAAAACTGCTCGATGCCTGGATCGGCCCGGAAGGCATACCCTGGCTGCGTGAGCATGAACTGCATCAGCTGCTTGAGCGTCATGCGCGAGAAGACGATACCGAGATCGGCCGGATCGAGGCCACCGGCGCCATCAATTTTCTGATGCTCGATGACATCCCGGTCGGTGAGGAAGGCGAACCGCTGGACCCGCGCAGCATCATTCGCCTGCCGTTTCGGGACGGCCGCCCCGTATTCCCGGACTTGCAACGCAGTGCGGAAGACCCCTTCCTGGGCGAAATAGCCACCTCCGGCAAAAAATGGGTCGTGCTGGTGGACGATCGCAACGCGCCTCGCCGCATCATAAACGCGCCGATGTTTCTGCGCGCCGCGCTATTCGCAGAAACGCCATTTGATCCGCAAACACTCTGCCATGTTCCGCTGGTGGTATCCGATCCGGCCCAGCCGCTCGGCCATGTACTGCACCGGCTCATTGTGCGGTCGAAGAAGCCCGGGGATGACGTCATCGAAGAAGATCTGATCCTGGTCTGGGAGGAGGCTCAACGCCGCATCATTACCGGTTCGGACCTGCTCGGGCGCTTGCTACGCAAAATCGCCCGTCACGCCGGGCCGTTAACGCCTTGA